The Deltaproteobacteria bacterium genome includes a region encoding these proteins:
- the mazG gene encoding nucleoside triphosphate pyrophosphohydrolase — MQVSAGAGQNLARLMEIVSRLRSPSGCLWDREQNKQDIARYLLEEAYEVVDAIENRAPAELQEELGDLLFHIIFLADLAQEKAEFDLTDVMAGITEKMIRRHPHVFSAKSVASVAAIKENWDIIKKQEGKNLGTYQEQWKGIAKDLPALIRAQKITQTAAKVGFDWENTEGVLKKVEEELAELKEAMQTCRQELIAEEMGDLLFSLVNLCRFLDVDAEASLRGASHKFVQRFAYIEAALLKVGKQPATTTPAEMDRLWEEAKLR, encoded by the coding sequence ATGCAGGTAAGTGCCGGGGCCGGACAGAACCTCGCACGCCTCATGGAGATTGTGAGCAGGTTGAGGTCGCCGTCCGGGTGCCTCTGGGACCGCGAACAGAACAAACAGGATATTGCCCGCTATCTCCTGGAAGAGGCCTATGAAGTCGTGGACGCCATCGAAAATAGGGCACCGGCGGAATTGCAGGAAGAATTGGGCGACCTGCTTTTTCACATTATCTTTCTGGCCGACCTGGCCCAGGAGAAGGCCGAATTTGACCTGACCGACGTCATGGCCGGAATTACAGAAAAAATGATCCGGCGTCACCCCCATGTTTTCAGCGCCAAGTCCGTTGCCAGTGTGGCTGCAATCAAGGAAAACTGGGATATTATCAAAAAGCAGGAAGGCAAAAACCTCGGTACTTACCAGGAACAATGGAAGGGGATAGCGAAGGACCTCCCGGCCCTGATCAGGGCGCAAAAGATCACGCAGACGGCAGCCAAGGTGGGTTTCGACTGGGAAAACACTGAAGGTGTTCTCAAAAAGGTGGAAGAGGAGCTGGCAGAGCTTAAGGAAGCCATGCAGACTTGCCGTCAGGAGCTCATCGCCGAGGAGATGGGCGATCTGCTGTTTTCTCTCGTAAATCTCTGCCGTTTCTTGGATGTTGACGCCGAGGCTTCCCTGCGCGGCGCCTCGCACAAATTTGTCCAACGCTTCGCCTATATCGAAGCAGCATTGCTCAAGGTGGGCAAACAACCGGCAACAACGACGCCGGCCGAGATGGACCGTTTGTGGGAGGAAGCCAAGCTACGATGA
- the secF gene encoding protein translocase subunit SecF, with protein sequence MEIIKQSININFVGNMKLWFAISITGIVISFASVILHGGLNLGIDFAGGTLVQVKFQQATTTEKLRQALDTIKLGSSIIQQFSDREVVIRTAESSTDLKGLSTRIEEALSSAYGKGSIDIRRVEVVGPKVGKDLTQKAVLAIVFSWIGMLIYIAWRFEFRYAVGGIVALIHDVILTIGALSLLDKEFTLTIVAALLTIIGYSINDTIVVCDRIRENLRKSSKKDFGEIINGSINETLSRTILTSLTVFIVVVILFFLGGEVIHDFAFAMMVGVFVGTYSSIFIATPIVLAWEKISPSKMRRK encoded by the coding sequence ATGGAAATTATAAAACAATCTATTAATATCAACTTTGTGGGCAACATGAAGCTTTGGTTTGCCATCTCCATCACCGGAATCGTCATCAGTTTTGCCTCGGTAATCCTGCACGGCGGTTTGAATTTGGGCATTGACTTTGCGGGCGGCACCCTGGTGCAGGTAAAATTCCAGCAGGCAACGACGACGGAAAAGCTACGGCAAGCACTGGATACGATCAAACTGGGAAGCAGTATTATCCAGCAGTTCAGTGACCGGGAAGTGGTGATCCGCACGGCAGAATCGAGTACCGATCTCAAAGGACTATCCACCCGTATTGAGGAAGCCCTAAGCAGCGCTTACGGTAAAGGAAGCATTGACATTCGACGGGTGGAAGTCGTGGGACCAAAGGTAGGCAAGGATCTCACCCAGAAGGCGGTCCTGGCAATCGTCTTTTCCTGGATCGGCATGCTGATTTATATCGCCTGGCGGTTTGAATTCCGTTACGCCGTGGGCGGGATCGTCGCCCTCATCCATGATGTCATCCTTACCATTGGCGCGCTTTCCCTGCTGGATAAAGAATTCACTTTAACGATCGTGGCGGCCCTCCTAACTATCATCGGCTATTCCATCAACGACACCATCGTCGTTTGCGACCGGATCAGGGAAAATCTCCGGAAAAGCAGCAAAAAAGATTTCGGCGAGATTATCAACGGCAGCATTAACGAAACCTTAAGCAGAACCATTCTTACTTCCCTCACGGTCTTTATCGTCGTCGTCATTTTATTTTTCCTGGGCGGAGAGGTCATCCACGACTTTGCCTTTGCCATGATGGTAGGAGTCTTTGTGGGGACCTATTCTTCCATTTTCATAGCGACCCCGATCGTCCTGGCCTGGGAAAAGATAAGCCCTTCCAAGATGAGGAGAAAATAA
- the yajC gene encoding preprotein translocase subunit YajC produces the protein MLSTAYAMGGGGGFGAGGADPSFFVMMAVLFAIFYFLIIRPQQKKQKELKEMLTNLTYGDVILTSGGLQGKITGLTDTVVTMEIADKVRVKVSRSFVVSILQKAAKE, from the coding sequence TTGCTAAGTACAGCTTACGCCATGGGCGGGGGGGGCGGATTTGGGGCGGGGGGCGCGGATCCCAGTTTTTTCGTCATGATGGCCGTTCTTTTCGCCATTTTCTATTTTCTGATCATCAGACCGCAACAAAAGAAACAGAAAGAACTCAAAGAAATGCTTACCAACCTTACTTATGGTGACGTAATACTAACCTCCGGCGGACTGCAGGGGAAGATCACCGGTCTTACCGATACAGTCGTAACCATGGAGATAGCTGATAAGGTACGGGTAAAGGTCTCCAGAAGCTTCGTCGTCTCAATCCTGCAAAAGGCAGCCAAAGAATAG
- a CDS encoding GspE/PulE family protein — protein sequence MSDEIKSKEISELEEKLLIRKALQDITNRIHAAQNIKQILVDLKDGIMSLFNAYSITIYVVDKPRNEIYSMFLVGTQVREIRVPVSNRSIAGFVANSRKMVNIADAYDTKELQNIDKELSFDSSWDKKTGFKTTQNLAAPIFHNNNLMGVIQIINKKGAGAGRFSADEEGFLQEIAEVLGVAFYNQERYARRRKTRFDQLITRDLLKEEDLDNAWEEAREAKESVETFLMKKYTISRDEMGKSFEAFFRCKFIEFNDKLPIPGDLLKNLKREYLLRELWVPIGKPDGNIQIIVDDPNNILKRDMIESLLKTKAVRYDVAFPEDIQKYITYFFRSPEDESSISDILGRMDVEEEAGEEDEEGVTESDSIIMQLVNKIINDAYQRRASDIHVEPNIGKKNVEVRFRVDGDCAIYQTLPFSYRGALVSRIKIMSNLDITIRRIPQDGKIKFKRPGGDEIELRVATIPTQGNVEDVVMRILAKGAAMPLEAMGILKRNYTELLKILEKPYGMILVVGPTGSGKTTTLHAALHHINTPDRKIWTAEDPVEISQYGLRQVQVQPKIGFDFAAAMRAFLRADPDVIMVGEMRDFETAKTGVEASLTGHLVFSTLHTNSAPETITRLLDMGIDPLNFADALLCILAQRLIRTLCKSCKEAYHPTLAEYEEMAESFGPELFAKQNIPYTDDLTLYRPKGCDACDKSGYKGRVGIHELLVGTDEVKRLIQKHATVEEMRDMAMAQGMTTLLQDGILKAIQGITDFKQVRRVCIK from the coding sequence ATGTCGGACGAAATCAAAAGTAAAGAAATCAGCGAGCTGGAAGAGAAGCTGCTGATCCGCAAGGCGCTCCAGGACATCACCAATCGCATCCATGCCGCCCAGAATATCAAGCAGATCCTCGTGGACCTGAAAGACGGGATCATGAGTCTCTTCAATGCCTACTCCATCACCATTTATGTCGTTGACAAGCCCCGCAACGAAATCTATTCCATGTTCCTTGTGGGCACGCAGGTAAGAGAAATACGGGTGCCCGTCAGTAACAGGAGCATTGCCGGCTTTGTGGCCAATTCGCGAAAAATGGTCAATATCGCCGATGCATACGATACGAAAGAACTGCAAAACATTGACAAGGAACTGTCCTTTGACTCCAGCTGGGATAAGAAAACCGGGTTTAAAACCACTCAGAACCTGGCGGCCCCAATCTTTCACAACAACAATCTCATGGGCGTCATCCAGATCATTAATAAAAAAGGGGCGGGCGCTGGCAGGTTTTCCGCCGACGAAGAGGGTTTCCTCCAGGAGATTGCCGAGGTGCTGGGTGTGGCCTTCTACAATCAGGAGCGCTATGCCCGCAGGCGAAAAACAAGGTTTGACCAACTGATTACCCGTGACCTGCTCAAGGAGGAAGATCTCGACAACGCCTGGGAGGAGGCGCGCGAGGCAAAAGAATCCGTCGAAACCTTCCTGATGAAGAAATACACGATTTCCCGGGATGAAATGGGCAAATCCTTTGAGGCGTTCTTCCGCTGCAAGTTCATTGAATTCAATGACAAACTCCCCATCCCGGGAGATCTGCTGAAAAACCTGAAAAGGGAATATCTGCTCCGGGAATTATGGGTGCCCATCGGCAAGCCGGACGGCAACATTCAGATTATCGTTGATGACCCCAACAACATCCTGAAAAGGGACATGATTGAAAGTCTCCTGAAGACGAAGGCGGTCCGCTATGATGTGGCCTTCCCCGAGGATATCCAGAAATATATCACTTACTTTTTCCGGTCGCCGGAAGATGAGTCGTCAATCAGCGATATTCTGGGCCGTATGGACGTGGAGGAAGAAGCCGGAGAAGAAGATGAGGAGGGAGTCACCGAATCGGACAGCATCATCATGCAATTAGTCAACAAGATCATCAACGATGCCTATCAACGCCGCGCTTCGGACATCCATGTCGAACCCAACATTGGCAAGAAAAACGTGGAGGTACGCTTTCGCGTGGATGGCGATTGCGCCATTTACCAAACCCTGCCGTTTAGTTACCGGGGCGCCCTCGTTTCCCGCATCAAGATCATGTCCAATCTGGACATCACGATCCGCAGGATTCCCCAGGACGGCAAGATAAAGTTCAAGCGGCCGGGAGGCGATGAAATAGAGTTGCGCGTGGCGACCATCCCCACGCAGGGCAATGTGGAGGACGTGGTCATGCGTATCCTGGCCAAGGGAGCAGCCATGCCCCTCGAAGCGATGGGCATTTTGAAAAGAAACTATACGGAGCTGCTGAAAATACTGGAAAAACCATACGGAATGATACTGGTTGTGGGCCCCACAGGTTCCGGTAAAACCACCACCCTGCACGCGGCCCTGCACCACATCAACACGCCGGACCGCAAGATCTGGACGGCTGAAGATCCGGTCGAAATCTCGCAATACGGTCTACGGCAGGTACAGGTGCAGCCCAAGATCGGCTTTGACTTTGCCGCCGCCATGCGTGCCTTTCTGCGCGCTGACCCGGACGTGATCATGGTCGGTGAAATGCGGGATTTTGAAACGGCCAAGACGGGCGTCGAAGCGTCGCTCACGGGCCACCTTGTTTTCAGTACCCTTCACACCAACAGCGCCCCGGAAACCATTACCCGTTTATTGGATATGGGTATTGATCCCCTGAACTTTGCCGACGCCCTGCTGTGCATCCTGGCACAACGACTGATAAGGACATTATGCAAGAGCTGCAAGGAGGCCTATCATCCGACCCTGGCGGAGTATGAGGAGATGGCGGAGAGTTTCGGCCCGGAATTGTTCGCCAAGCAAAACATCCCCTACACCGACGATCTGACCCTCTATCGGCCGAAAGGCTGTGACGCATGCGATAAGTCAGGCTACAAAGGCCGGGTAGGCATCCACGAACTTCTGGTCGGCACCGACGAAGTGAAAAGGCTGATCCAGAAGCATGCCACCGTCGAGGAGATGCGCGATATGGCGATGGCACAGGGCATGACGACCCTGCTGCAGGATGGTATCCTTAAGGCCATTCAGGGCATTACAGATTTCAAACAGGTGCGCCGCGTATGTATAAAATAG
- the tgt gene encoding tRNA guanosine(34) transglycosylase Tgt produces MEFEVIKQDSATRARLGRISTTHGQVQTPVFMPVGTQGTVKALLPEMLQEAGVEMVLSNTYHLYLRPGHELIRNLGGLHRFMQWRGPILTDSGGFQVFSLAPLRKITSEGVVFRSHLDGAKHFISPRLAVEIQEALGSDIMMCFDECPPYPTTLAAAEKSLALTTRWARECRAAKKDGQQALFGIVQGGCYRELRQRAVAELIGIGFDGYALGGLSVGEPKEIMFDLVREITPLLPEKSPRYLMGAGTPEDIVCCAGQGIDMFDCVIPTRCARHGLLFTNEKKVVIRNARYRNDEGPVDPACDCYACRNYSRAYLRHLFVAKEILAMILCTIHNVRYYMRLMENIRAAISEDRYGEFSKEFLK; encoded by the coding sequence ATGGAGTTCGAGGTAATCAAACAAGATTCTGCCACGAGGGCACGGCTGGGGCGGATCAGCACCACCCATGGCCAGGTGCAGACACCGGTCTTCATGCCCGTGGGCACCCAGGGCACGGTGAAAGCCCTGCTGCCGGAAATGCTGCAGGAGGCAGGGGTAGAGATGGTTTTGAGCAACACCTACCATCTCTACCTCCGGCCGGGGCACGAATTAATCCGCAATCTCGGCGGGTTGCACAGATTTATGCAGTGGCGTGGCCCGATTTTGACGGATAGCGGCGGCTTTCAGGTCTTCAGTTTGGCTCCCCTGCGGAAAATCACCTCGGAGGGGGTTGTCTTCCGTTCCCATCTTGACGGCGCCAAACATTTTATCAGCCCGCGCCTGGCCGTAGAAATTCAGGAAGCCCTCGGTTCCGACATCATGATGTGTTTCGACGAGTGTCCGCCCTATCCGACCACCTTGGCGGCGGCCGAAAAATCCCTGGCGCTCACCACCAGATGGGCGCGAGAATGCCGTGCCGCGAAAAAAGATGGACAGCAGGCGCTTTTCGGCATCGTGCAGGGAGGCTGCTACCGGGAATTAAGACAGCGTGCGGTGGCAGAGCTGATAGGGATCGGTTTTGACGGTTATGCCTTGGGGGGATTAAGCGTCGGCGAGCCGAAAGAGATCATGTTTGACCTGGTTCGGGAGATTACGCCGCTGTTGCCCGAAAAAAGTCCGAGATACCTGATGGGCGCCGGCACTCCGGAAGACATCGTATGCTGCGCAGGTCAGGGGATTGACATGTTTGATTGCGTAATTCCGACCCGCTGCGCCCGCCACGGATTGCTATTTACAAATGAGAAAAAGGTTGTTATAAGGAACGCCCGTTATCGGAATGATGAAGGCCCCGTTGATCCAGCCTGTGATTGTTATGCCTGCCGCAACTATTCGCGGGCGTATCTGAGGCATCTGTTTGTAGCTAAGGAGATCCTGGCCATGATCCTGTGCACCATTCACAACGTCAGATACTATATGCGTCTGATGGAAAATATCAGGGCCGCGATCAGCGAGGACCGTTACGGGGAGTTCAGCAAAGAGTTTTTAAAATAA
- a CDS encoding DUF456 domain-containing protein: protein MPPLELAGLTIFILLLFAGIYGAVIGLPGTILILGSVFFYALLTGFHTIGVGTIVLLILLSIVAEGIGFTVEFKNKIRFGPSLSGILASLAGGLLGAMCLTPLLWGLGTLLGIFLGGFAGFFMVELIRQSKRKPVHRTSARTMLTSAAAIFAKGSCALVMAIVTLLSIYS from the coding sequence GTGCCGCCTCTGGAATTAGCCGGCTTAACCATTTTCATCCTGCTGCTTTTTGCCGGCATTTATGGCGCCGTAATCGGTCTGCCCGGCACAATTCTCATCCTGGGCAGCGTGTTTTTTTATGCCTTGCTGACGGGCTTTCATACAATTGGCGTGGGGACGATCGTGCTTTTAATACTGCTTTCGATCGTCGCCGAAGGGATAGGTTTTACCGTAGAATTTAAGAATAAAATCCGCTTCGGACCTTCGTTGTCCGGTATCCTGGCTTCTCTGGCCGGTGGCCTGCTGGGCGCAATGTGTCTGACTCCGCTGCTTTGGGGACTCGGAACGCTGCTGGGGATATTTTTAGGCGGTTTTGCCGGCTTTTTCATGGTGGAGCTGATCCGGCAAAGCAAGCGGAAGCCCGTACACCGTACTTCGGCACGCACAATGCTGACCTCGGCGGCGGCCATATTTGCGAAAGGCTCCTGCGCCTTAGTCATGGCTATCGTTACACTTTTAAGTATCTATTCCTGA
- the secD gene encoding protein translocase subunit SecD has translation MFKSIKLRSALAAAICLVAIFYLLPSLTDNLPAFWKEHLTKEKIHLGLDLQGGTHLVLEVDTEKAVESTLERTTNNLKETLMENKVRFRSLERKQGNIVIEMQDGAPGGAMENILKEHFPDLEIAASQTTAGKETATLRFRPRRVAEIKKLAVEQSLETIRNRVDQFGVSEPEIIPEGMDRIIVQLPGVKDTARAKNLIGKTALLEFKMVNDEQSLDEALKGNIPEGSAIVYGLSQDRETGRKNSVPYLLKTKTLLTGESLESAQVKISDRFGESYVGIKFNPQGATDFERITGENVKKRMAIVLDGTVHSAPVIQERIAGGQAQITGSFTIDEAKDLAIVLRAGALPAPVNILEERTVGPSLGQDSIEKGVWSTIIGAVLVIIFMVVYYKLSGLVANTALMMNIIILLGALAAFRATLTIPGIAGIVLTIGMAVDANVLIFERIREELRGGKTARAAIEAGYSKAFTTILDSNVTTLIAALFLFQFGTGPVKGFAVTLSIGIVVSMFTAIFVTRIIFDYFIWNKKIQTISV, from the coding sequence ATGTTTAAGAGCATAAAATTGAGGTCAGCCTTGGCCGCAGCCATTTGCCTGGTGGCGATCTTTTACCTGCTGCCTTCCTTGACGGACAACCTTCCCGCCTTCTGGAAAGAACACCTGACCAAGGAAAAGATCCATCTGGGCCTTGACCTGCAGGGTGGTACGCACTTAGTCCTTGAGGTGGACACGGAAAAAGCCGTGGAAAGCACCCTGGAAAGAACAACGAATAATCTCAAGGAAACGCTGATGGAAAATAAGGTCCGTTTCCGGAGCCTGGAGCGCAAGCAAGGCAATATTGTCATCGAGATGCAGGATGGAGCGCCGGGCGGCGCCATGGAGAATATTCTCAAGGAACATTTTCCCGATCTGGAGATTGCCGCTTCGCAAACCACGGCCGGCAAAGAAACGGCCACCCTGCGGTTCAGGCCCAGGCGGGTAGCGGAAATCAAGAAGCTGGCCGTCGAACAAAGCCTCGAGACGATCCGCAACCGGGTTGATCAATTCGGTGTTTCGGAACCGGAGATTATCCCCGAGGGGATGGATCGCATTATCGTGCAACTGCCGGGCGTCAAGGACACGGCCCGGGCTAAAAACCTGATCGGCAAAACGGCCTTGCTGGAATTCAAAATGGTAAACGACGAACAAAGTCTGGATGAAGCCCTGAAGGGAAACATCCCCGAAGGAAGCGCCATTGTTTACGGTCTCAGTCAGGACAGGGAAACGGGCCGCAAGAACAGTGTCCCCTACCTGCTGAAAACCAAAACCCTGCTGACTGGCGAATCCCTGGAAAGCGCCCAGGTCAAGATCAGCGACCGTTTTGGGGAATCCTATGTAGGAATCAAGTTCAATCCCCAAGGCGCCACTGACTTTGAACGTATTACGGGAGAAAACGTAAAAAAACGCATGGCCATCGTCCTGGACGGCACGGTGCACTCGGCGCCTGTGATCCAGGAAAGGATTGCCGGCGGTCAAGCCCAGATTACGGGCTCCTTCACCATTGATGAGGCCAAGGACCTGGCCATCGTGCTGAGGGCCGGCGCGCTGCCTGCCCCCGTAAATATCCTTGAGGAGAGGACTGTCGGACCTTCCCTCGGGCAGGATTCCATCGAAAAGGGCGTATGGTCTACCATTATCGGCGCGGTTTTGGTCATCATCTTCATGGTGGTATATTACAAGCTGTCCGGTCTGGTTGCGAACACCGCCCTGATGATGAACATCATCATTCTCCTGGGCGCCCTGGCGGCCTTTCGCGCCACCCTGACCATACCCGGCATTGCCGGCATCGTGCTGACCATCGGTATGGCGGTAGACGCCAACGTGCTGATCTTTGAACGCATCCGGGAAGAGCTGCGGGGGGGGAAGACCGCTCGCGCCGCCATTGAAGCCGGCTACAGCAAGGCCTTTACGACCATCCTGGATTCCAATGTCACCACCCTGATTGCCGCACTGTTCCTGTTTCAGTTCGGCACGGGACCGGTCAAAGGTTTTGCGGTCACCCTCAGCATCGGTATCGTGGTGAGCATGTTTACCGCTATCTTTGTCACGAGGATCATCTTTGATTATTTCATCTGGAACAAAAAAATCCAGACGATCAGCGTATAA
- the queA gene encoding tRNA preQ1(34) S-adenosylmethionine ribosyltransferase-isomerase QueA: MKLADFDYSLPEELIAQEPSPARDQSRLMIIDRQSGSIRHSIFNTLPEYLQPGDVLVVNNSRVIPARLTGKKTTGGRVEILLLSRQNQGTSRQQCWEALLRPAKSIRPGMVLRFAEGCEACIVSRISEKKWLLDFTLSLPFAEFLEQQGASPLPPYIKRRGVETGRQALTDRERYQTIYAQIPGSVAAPTAGLHFSPEVLTALEGKGIPVARVTLHVGYGTFSPVAEEDVEDHRMDEEQYEISAVAAAIINHAERVVAVGTTSARTLEAATDEQGIVQAGRTATDIFIYPGYRFQRVNALLTNFHLPKSTLYLLVCTFAGRELIREAYRQAIAERYRFYSYGDCMLIL, translated from the coding sequence ATGAAATTAGCCGATTTTGATTATTCCCTGCCGGAGGAACTGATTGCCCAGGAACCGTCGCCGGCACGAGATCAGTCCCGTCTGATGATCATTGACCGTCAAAGCGGCAGTATCAGGCACAGCATTTTTAATACCTTGCCCGAATATCTGCAGCCGGGGGATGTCCTCGTCGTCAACAACTCGCGAGTTATTCCGGCCCGGTTGACAGGTAAAAAAACGACCGGCGGCCGGGTCGAGATACTGCTCCTCTCCCGCCAGAACCAGGGGACGTCCCGACAGCAGTGCTGGGAGGCGCTGTTAAGACCAGCCAAGAGTATCCGCCCGGGGATGGTATTACGGTTTGCCGAGGGCTGTGAGGCGTGCATCGTCAGCCGGATCAGTGAGAAAAAATGGCTGCTGGACTTTACGCTGTCCCTCCCCTTTGCAGAATTCCTGGAGCAGCAGGGCGCATCTCCTCTGCCTCCGTACATCAAGCGCCGCGGCGTGGAAACGGGGAGGCAAGCGCTTACAGACCGGGAGAGATATCAGACGATATACGCCCAGATCCCGGGCTCGGTGGCCGCCCCCACCGCCGGCCTGCATTTTTCCCCGGAAGTCCTGACGGCCTTGGAGGGCAAGGGGATTCCCGTGGCGCGGGTCACGCTCCATGTGGGTTACGGCACCTTCAGTCCGGTAGCAGAGGAAGATGTGGAAGACCACCGCATGGACGAAGAACAGTATGAAATAAGCGCGGTAGCGGCAGCGATAATCAATCATGCCGAACGTGTTGTGGCCGTGGGCACCACCTCGGCCCGCACCCTGGAAGCGGCGACGGATGAGCAAGGAATAGTGCAAGCAGGTCGGACCGCTACCGACATTTTCATCTATCCGGGTTACCGCTTCCAAAGGGTTAATGCGTTGCTGACCAATTTTCATCTCCCCAAATCCACCCTCTATCTCTTAGTCTGTACATTCGCCGGCCGGGAGCTCATCCGGGAGGCCTACCGCCAGGCGATTGCGGAACGTTACCGTTTTTACAGTTATGGAGACTGCATGTTGATTCTCTGA
- the lepB gene encoding signal peptidase I: MDVKSKLREYVEAIVIAVVIAFFIRTFIIQAFKIPSGSMKPTLQIGDHLLVTKFIYGIKIPIIRKMLIPISDPKRGDIVVFIYPEDRSKDFVKRVIGVSGDTIEIKDKKIYLNSMPYKDSYGVYVDDMVIPGAAQPRDNFGPKTVPPGSLFVMGDNRDQSYDSRFWGFVEQRDVLGKAFIIYWSWNNEDISVRWNRLGRLLQ, from the coding sequence ATGGATGTAAAATCAAAATTACGTGAATACGTAGAGGCGATTGTCATCGCTGTGGTGATCGCCTTCTTTATCCGCACGTTTATTATTCAGGCGTTCAAGATTCCCTCCGGCTCCATGAAGCCGACCCTGCAGATTGGCGACCATCTATTGGTAACCAAATTCATCTACGGAATCAAGATACCCATTATCAGAAAGATGCTGATCCCGATCAGTGACCCGAAGCGCGGGGATATCGTCGTCTTCATCTATCCGGAAGATCGTTCCAAGGATTTTGTCAAGCGGGTAATCGGCGTGAGCGGCGACACGATAGAGATCAAGGACAAGAAAATCTATCTAAACAGTATGCCTTATAAAGACAGCTATGGGGTCTATGTGGACGACATGGTCATTCCGGGCGCAGCCCAGCCCCGTGATAACTTTGGTCCCAAGACTGTTCCGCCAGGGAGCCTTTTTGTGATGGGAGACAACCGGGACCAGAGTTACGACAGCCGCTTCTGGGGTTTTGTTGAACAGCGCGATGTGCTGGGCAAGGCTTTTATCATATACTGGTCATGGAACAACGAGGATATAAGTGTCAGATGGAACCGGTTGGGACGTCTGCTGCAATAA
- a CDS encoding flavodoxin family protein, with amino-acid sequence MTALNIMALYGSPRQGGNTEMLLDEFLKGTQGEGVTVDRLYVHGTAISPCRGCQACFQNGRCIITDDMEQIYPRLLAADIVVLASPIFFYGVAGGTKVLIDRAQALWGRRYVLKDPALGKEGKKRTGFFIAAGGTKGPKMFEGAILTVKYFFDAFNVQYAGELLVRQVDAKGDVLKQPQALTDAFAAGRSLVQEFRGQV; translated from the coding sequence ATGACCGCTTTAAACATCATGGCTTTGTACGGATCGCCACGGCAGGGCGGGAATACGGAGATGCTGCTGGATGAATTCCTTAAGGGTACTCAAGGCGAGGGTGTCACAGTGGATCGTCTTTATGTTCACGGTACGGCGATTTCTCCCTGCCGTGGATGTCAGGCCTGCTTCCAGAACGGCCGGTGCATTATCACCGATGACATGGAGCAGATTTATCCCCGGTTGTTGGCGGCCGATATCGTTGTCCTGGCTTCCCCCATTTTTTTTTATGGGGTCGCCGGCGGGACCAAAGTCCTGATTGACCGCGCCCAGGCGCTCTGGGGACGGAGATACGTGCTGAAAGATCCTGCTCTGGGCAAGGAAGGCAAGAAAAGGACGGGATTCTTTATTGCCGCAGGCGGGACTAAGGGCCCGAAGATGTTTGAGGGAGCAATCCTGACCGTGAAATATTTTTTTGATGCCTTCAATGTCCAGTATGCAGGAGAGCTGCTCGTCCGGCAGGTGGATGCGAAGGGTGATGTCCTCAAACAGCCGCAGGCCCTGACTGATGCTTTCGCGGCAGGCAGGAGCCTCGTTCAGGAGTTTCGAGGACAGGTTTAA
- the moaC gene encoding cyclic pyranopterin monophosphate synthase MoaC gives MGKLSHIDEKGRARIVDVTAKATTIREAVAAGKVQMMPTTLALIESGGVPKGDVLAVARLAGIMAAKKTSDLIPLCHPLPLTGVEIQFVSQAEVGEIAITATVKNVGQTGVEMEALTAVSVAALTIYDMCKAVDRLMTITDIRLLSKRGGKSGVFIRENSQQQ, from the coding sequence ATGGGCAAATTATCACATATTGATGAAAAGGGCCGCGCACGGATTGTGGATGTGACGGCGAAGGCAACGACCATCCGGGAAGCCGTGGCCGCAGGGAAGGTGCAAATGATGCCGACGACTCTGGCCCTTATCGAGAGCGGGGGAGTGCCCAAAGGGGATGTTTTGGCCGTGGCCAGACTGGCCGGCATTATGGCGGCTAAAAAAACCAGCGACCTGATCCCGCTGTGTCATCCCCTTCCCCTGACGGGCGTGGAAATCCAATTTGTCAGCCAGGCCGAAGTCGGGGAGATTGCTATCACGGCGACCGTGAAAAACGTGGGTCAGACGGGCGTGGAAATGGAGGCCCTGACCGCTGTCAGTGTCGCCGCCCTGACGATCTACGATATGTGCAAGGCCGTGGACAGATTGATGACCATAACGGATATCAGGCTGCTTTCCAAGCGGGGCGGTAAGAGCGGCGTCTTTATACGTGAGAACTCTCAACAACAGTGA